GTGATGGCTGCATTTATGAGGTGCTACTGTGGGCTGTGTTGTGCTTCTCACCTGCATCTCCTCGAAAAAATAAATGGGCAACACTGGTGTGACAGGGCACCCTAGTCTCATCCACTTAAAAACCAGCCAGGCAACACTTTTCTACCCTGTGCTTGGTTACTAGGGCCCAGTTTAATCACCCTGGGGTTACATGTTGTAGATCTGCATCACCAAGAAGATGCCACCAGGAGAGCTGTTGTTATATGCAGATCACAGTGATGAGTACCAAAAAGCAATTACAAGTAAATAACCGGGAATTTCCTATGCATACTGCTGGGGAGATACTGGTTTCAGAACAAGCAGTATGGGGTGAAGGAGGCAGGATAGAAAAATGTTCCTGGAGGTTCATCTCCTGGACCATTTCCTGCCTGTGGAAATGTTACTGTTCCTTCTTGGAAAGCTAAGCTAGCACAACAGTCATTTCAGCCTTATAGGTATGACTGACCAACTCCCATTTCAGTGCTTTAGAATATGGCATAAAGAATGCAGTACAACAGTAAGTTTACTAAGAGTCTCCAAGGGTCATTCAAACACGCTGAATCATAAGCAGCACTGGTAACCCTTAAGCCATCTGCATTTTTGATTTATACTTGCAGCATTATTGTGActtagtatttttcttgtttatataAAAGCAATAAGAAACTGCATTTactgactttatttttccctttttacaCTTCAAAATTAGGCAGCAGCAGGAGTTATTTCTCCTGTCTTCTGTTCCTCACAGCATAGGTTGTATTCAATCAAGAACATTAGTaaaacctgaagaaaaacaaattcagttctGTAACATGCTATTAGTAAGAAAGTAGATTCCAAAAGCTACTATGAATAATGAATACAGCACATTCTCAGAGAAGCTTTTTTATGCAATGAGTTTTAAAGGTAATGTAACacattttgcatgaaaatttcaaattttcacAGTTCAGTTTGATTTTTGAGGGCTCCTAACAAATGAACCTTCTTTCTCAATGCAGCATGAAGCAGCGCCTTCTTATTTGCAATGTAGCCGTACTTTCTTCCAAGGCATCTACAGATGATATGGTGGCTGTTCACAAGATGGAGAGGCCGTTTTCTCCTTCAACATCACTAAAACCTTTATCATGCTCTTCCGGTGGTCCAAGGCTGCAGTAAGAAACAGATCACTATGCATGGAGCAAACAAAAGTATTGCTGCTTCAGAACATCCTTTCTTAACTTTAACATTTGCAATTTCCCATGGAAGCTGAGACCAGAAACTGCTGGCATCACTGACTGCAGTGGTGCAATACCTGCTTACTTACACTGGTGAAATATTTACCTTGTTTACATTAGTCTAAATCATATGAAAGGGCTGTTCACATCTTACAATGACAGTTGGGAGATGATCAGCATGAGATTCAGAAAAAAGCCCCTTTTGGCCCCCAATTCTTATCTCCTAAGCTGGATACAGAGTAGAGTAGCTGGTATATATCTACCATTGAAAATCATTAGTCATTGACCGAAGGGTGGTACTTCACTGGACTATCCAATGGTCTGTctgaagaaaaaccttttttccAGATCAGCCAGAAGACATGAAGTTATTAGGAACACCTGCAGTGGGTGACTCATCAGATTTACATACTTCGTATCTGTCTCAGAATCACCTCACATAGAGTGGTGTGACTCAAGGAGGATATGTCAATGTGTAGTGGCCACATGAGAGCTGCAGGATTTGTCATATGGTGGAAAGTTTCAGTTTGCCACACTGCTGTAGTGAGACCTTCATGGGGCCAAGTCTCTTTGTGTGTCAGCATGAATTGCCTCTCCATAGTGGACTGTAAATCCCTGAGGCCACCCTGAGCAATCataagaagaaaggaaacatttgcCATCTGATCATGATCATCATTGATCATCTTGGTTTATACCATTATGGATGACAGAAGAGTGACATTCTGGTATTTGATCAAAGTATAAAATACATCAATTATTTCCCTAAAGTGGGGTCACTACATTACAGTAAGCACCAGTAGCCCAAACTCTCCAGTGCTTTGAGTGTCTATTTGTCTGAGCATTTTACAGGAAAcactgtttgatttttctgaaatgaagttgTCTGAAATTAGCTCATAACCCAATTTGGGTAATAAGAACCAGAAGCCAATTCTACACCTACTGAGATCAGTGGCAACTACCTTCCTGCCTCTAAGAAAAATTAGCTGGAGTTAACTGGAATTGTTAGTAGAATATTACAAAATgaattacctttttattttaaacatcctTGAGTGTTTACCtagaagcaaaataaagttaatttcacaatggcaaaaagaaatccataaTGGATCAGTCAAGTGGATTCAGAAAACAACACAGTGAGCTGCAAAATTTCTGTGGGCTAAGCAGGAAACAAAGGATCTCATTCTGATTTAAGTTACACTGATGTCCGTAAGGAGCAATTCCAGGAAACTGTGGAGCTATGTTACTATAAAGCAAGTGCCAACAAAATGAGTCAGGTGTGACAAGTGGAGTGCAGAGGTTGCTGCTGTAtccacagcagctctgagaTCTCCTTGGTCCCCTCATGGTAACACAGTCCTGGAGCAAGGACAGTGCCCCCACAAAATGAGCAGAACATTATCACAGAGGCCAGAGGAGCATAGCAGTTCTCCAGATCATGGTGCTGACCTGACAACCAGCAGCACCAGGTAGCGAGGAGTTTGCATCTGCCTTTATGTCAGCACTGAAACATCAGGATGAGGAGAAGCAAGGCCTGCATAGTCTAGTCCCACTTCCTATAGCCCATCTGTCCTGACAGTGCCACTGTATGACAGTAAGGATCCCTGGACACACCCTGATATCACCTATAACAAGGATAGGCGAGCTTTAAGGTGGCCTGACATGGAGAACTGGGTCAAGAAGTGCACTGCTCATTAGTTTGTTCTCTGTCCTGAATTCCTGAAGACAGCGAAGATTAACCAGAGATGTAGAAGGACATCTGTATTAAGCCTGCAttagaagcattaaaaaattatgTGCTCAGGGATACTTACATTTCCATAACAGTGATGAGAGCATCAACATGAAAAGAATGGATGCCGCTATGGAACAGATGACGAGAACGACATAGATTGGAAactggaaagaagaagagaaaactgaaaagactttaAAAGCATGCTTTACTTCAGACCTACTCATACAAGTCTGGGTTGTCCCAGTGGCTAAGAGCTCTGAAGTATCTGCTAGGAGCTGGCGTTTGCAACACTTTTCTGAGCTTGTATGTGCAAAGTACGGAGAAGAAATGTCAGAAGATAAGCAAAATGAATTACTGgtttaatatttaatacttcTTGCTCTGAAGCATTTGGGCCTAGATTTACCCCACCAAACATGAGCTTCTTAAGGAAGTCCAACAAAAAGTctaaacaaaactaaataaacCACTCTAAAACTCTTCCTggatttctaaataaaaattcaagctACTAGTTTGTGAACATTGTCCATTTAGCATGAATGCCTTAAAATTCACTAGCAAGTCCTGATGTCCTTCTGGCTTCTAGTTaaccaaacatttttaaagcttagaGGAAGTTTTACCTGATAATCATTTCTCTTCGCCTTGCTGTTTGAACTtcctgaaatatctgaaaacagaagaaattgaaatagTTATTACTGGCACAATCAGCTGAATGAATGCAGAACTTTGAGGGTCACTATAGTTGTCATCACATTAATCAGAGGATAATGAACTCTCAGTGAACAAGGAGGGCACTGaacaagagaaataaagcaCCTTGCAATCAGCCAGTAGTGAAAAATCTGTTGTAGCCAAAAAATGTGTATCAGGCATTCATCAGGAAAAGTCAGTCTTTATCAAGGAAAGAAGAAGCATCCCAGGAATAGCCCATGAAGAATGATAGAAGAAACTTGTCTCCTGTGGgagagttttcatttttgtaagcACAAGATGGTAGATGATGTAGTAAAAATGACACAATACTAAGCAACAGAACCTCCTCAGCTTAACAGTGGTCAGAATCATGCATGATCACACATTATTACTGAGAATCACAGGTCATATCTGCAGGTTCAGATGATTTTCCACAGATCTAAGATAGCTCTGTGAAGatgatgtatttctttctgtctgtcttagGTCTTAAGAATAATTCAGTTCTAGTTTACCAAGCTTTGGATATGGGGATGAACTAAATGAATGCTCAAGAGCTCTTGCAGCTAGCTTTTCTATTATTATCCTATGATCCTACTATTTTACTTTTGCTAGTGAAATTAAATCACAACAGGGTGGTACAGTCTTGCCCTCGGTTCATTGTGACCTTCTGCTTCAAGgtgatgaaatatttaagtatttggaGCTCTTGGATCAATACAGGAAGTGCCCAATGCTTAGTAGCATCTTAAAAACTCAGAAGTCACTCAGTTGAGCAAACTGAAACCTCAGCTCACTTCTTGTTCTAGGTCATACTAATGCATAGAAAGATGGTGAGGAATAGTGGTTTCAAGGTTTCGATAAGAGAACAAATGCAGAGCTTCCGTACTAGCAAAATGTACTGGAGACTAGATCAGTCATATTTGCCTGGACGTGTGTAACAGATTTAATGTGCCTGATACCACGGCGAAAGGATATGTTGAATGCACGAGACCCTCAGAATGTTGCATGGTGATGGGTACAATCAGATGTTCATAATAATCCTGTTAGAAGAGTTGAGGAAATTGCTGTCCCCTCAGGAACTGCTTACAAATAACTGTCCATTCAGAAAAATTCCAGTCTGTCTGGTGACCAAGACAGCCTCAGTATTTGGTGTTCAGATTTGTGATGCAGCTTATACTTAACTGTAGGGCTAAATAGAATTAATCAAtttgctaccaaaaaaaaataaagataagctTATGTGTATACTCAGCAAATGTATACTTAGtgcagaaagattttctttgttcttcagaTAACATGTTGTATTCTGATCTCCTTGAAACCATTCTCTCCTTTATATTTAACATGGAATTCAAATACCATTAAAAATAGACTACAAAATTCACTGTAATTATATCTAATAAAAAAGGACCAGGTTTTGTCTGTGCTTGACTTATAGTCTACTTTTACCGACTACAAACAGGGCCCCCTCCATAAAACTCTTCAATGCCTCTAGCAGCCTTTTTTCCTAATCTTTCACTCAGCTTTTCACAAATTCAGAAACTTTCCTGTCATGTGATGCTCATGTAGGAATATGCAATGCTTAGTACAATCCCACTTGTATcacctaattttaaaaataatgagccATTTGTAAAGTACAGcccctttaaaattaaaatttgttccCCAAAGAGTCCTAGAATTTATCTGTAGCAAAAGGAAGGATATGCCTAAGCATATGGGGATAATGGCTAATCTGAGACTTTTGCACCCTTAGTGTAAGAGTTGCACTTAAAGGTGGAGGGTTGTTTCAGTCCTGTGTTTCTCTCCCAGTCACTGTGCTAATGTCAGTACAGCGATCAGCCACAAGCTAGCCTTTCATTGCATTGTGATAAGGCTGGAGTTTGTTTTAACAGAGATGTTAATCTGTTGAACGCAttatttcacagagaaaaaggagagtaAATCCAGAATGTAACTTGGCTTATTGCTGTTGCTAGGTAATACTCTATtactctgcagtatttttttgtattgtggGAGTTTGGCCTTGAAAATAACACATCACAAATTTTTGCATAGGTGGGAGCAAACGATGACTCATGTAAGCGTGATATGTTGTTTGCTGTTATTCGATCTATGGTTACTCTTTATAACCTGCAGTGACAATTTAAGTTGCCCTAAGAATCCCAACACTAAGACCGTTTCTGAAACTCCCTATTTGACAATGAGAGAATATAGTTGTTCTCTACCTTGGCTGAGTGATGTCCTTATGCTCCCTCTACAGTCAAGGGAAGACGGGGAGATGATTCAGAGAAGGAGATTAGCGTAAGTATTTCTGTTGCCTATTGGATTTAGTCCTACTTTCTAGCAAAGTGCAATAAACAACTGCTTCTCAAGTCCTGCTGAAGCAAGTCATGCATGGTCTTTCCTCTGCCACATAGCCAGACCTGCTGGTCACACAGAGCACATCCAGATGTTTTGCATGTGCCTCACACAGACTTTTGCCTATGCCTGTTACGTGTGGTGGTAAGCCAGGACAGCCAGGACAGCCATGTGCATGCAAAGCGACTGCTGTGCACGTGCCGTTGTCCAGTTGGTGCTCCATTCCCTGCTAGAGTAAAGAGGCTGCTGGTGTCAAAAGCATAGGGCCCTGTGTAAAAAGATAGGTGCCTCACGCCTAGAGCTAGCTCTGCATGCTCCATAGTTTCTTGTTGGGACCGTAAGAGCAACTGGCATCTCTATCCCTAGTCTCAATGCTGTGCTTTCTTTACCAGTCTCATAGTCTTCTGCCAGGGGATTGTACACAGATGCATGTCTGTTCAGCCTCCTATAACTGGGATTGATAAGAAGATGGGGTGGGTAactgaaatacaagattttCCAAAATGACAAATTGGGGTGCATTCAAAGGATGACtttataaaggaagaaattcttcatTCTCATCCCACGTGAAGGATATTTCAGAAACCAGGCATGAGAGCAGGAGAACAAAGCACCAAAGTGGCTCTGAGCAAGTCTTCAGTGAGCATGAGAGTGCCAGACAGGGCTCCAAGAACAAATAGGAGAGAAGCCCGGTAGCTGCAGGTGCAAAAAATCACCCTATGGTATAAAATGGGAGACAATTTAGCTAACGGATAAAATGAAGTTTACAactcagaaagaagagaaatgaaactgaatGGAGAGAAATGCTCACAGATGCTCACAAGATCTGTTACGAAGTGTCTTCTGTGAGCCCTGTCCAGGGACATTAAAGAACAGTTTCATAAATCCTGTTTCCCATGCAAGTCTCCAGAGCTATCAAAACAAGACCTGCAAAAACCCATACAGATTACTTTAATACTTTGTATTAGGATCACAGGAGACTTTTGGCAATAGCTGAAactaaaagcagcaaaatattgATGTGTCATCCTTGAattttagctttcctttttttgaagtCTTGTTTGCAGGCATCTGGTAGGCAGATCTGAATAATACGGGCTATTTGTCATTTGCACTTGACTGAGAGAAAATGCCTTCTGAGTACCATGTTGTCTTCATCtcttcagtgaaaacagaacatttctgGCAGTTTCTTTCATTATCCATTTAAAGTTTCTAAAAACCACAGATGAGGATCCATGAGAGCACCTCCACTGTACCATCGTGTACGGTAGGTGAAAGGTTTTAGTGGTATTTGATTAGAAACGAAGAGCCTATATTCAAGCTAATATTGTGTCAGGAGTTCCCATGGAAACCCAGCAAGATTAAAAGAGGAATCTAGAGCAGGCAAACTTACATTAAGTTTATTTATCAAATATGCTAAGATTTTGCATCCCAGTTACTTGAAGGAATGACTAATAGTTGTGGTAATTACCTATTATTTTCCGTCATGACCAAGGACATGTGTTGGGTACTGAATAGCTGAGCCTGCAGGCCGCATaactgaatatatataaaacaagatTCAAACCTCACTGCAGTCAGAGAGGatattaaatggaaaacataaCGAATTCACACTGATGACAAATCATATATCTGAGAATTGAAGTTTGGACTGAGGCAAAGAACAACTCTTATCTTCACTCAGACTGAAATATCTGACAGTAATGAGTGACTGAAAATGTATTACCTTTGGGGTACTTGAAAATACGCATTTCTCATCTATTGCTTCTTCCTGATTTCAGACAACTTCGCTGTGGATCCCAGACAGCTTTTGCATCCAGATATAATGAATAACTACCAATAAGCATTTGCTACACTCTTTAAGGTGGTCAATACTTTTGTTTATGacaatttcttcatttctctgaatATGCAGCTTTTTGCAGCTTCTGAGCTTGCAAAATTGTCATACTTACACACAGTTAGTTCATCTTCTGTAAGGAGAGACATGCCTGCATTTTCAGTTCCCTCTGAACTTGGAAGTGCACTTGGGAATTCAGTAGTCACTGAAATGAGGTGAAAAGTAATGTTCATAAAGATTGTTGTTTAGGGTGGTCTTCTGATGGTGTTCAAAATTTCTAGCACAATTTTACATCATCAGCTAAACAAGAGATGAAAATTTGTACCCAAGTTGTAGTGTTTGCAGGTCATCCTACTCACACATCTGATGTACTTTATTAGCCTGTTCAGCAGCTAGCCATTTAAACAGTTTAGCTGTGGATGTAATTTATTGTTGCTAGGTTTAACTATGGCACATGGTTATGACTGTAAGATTAGAGACATTACTGAAAAGTTCATGTTTTTGAAAACGTTCAGAAAGAGCTTCAAGTGATATAAGACCCCCAAAAGGCACAAAACCCAGCCTCGTGTGCAGGCATCAATCTGTAGAAAAGTCACTAATGTGGACAAAACAGCAACCTAGGATAAAGATGATGAGGACTATAATATGTCACTATTGCCagctaaataataataacagcagCCTTCATTTGGGAAGACATTTAAGTACTCAATTTTAAGATACATTGAATTCTCATTGACTTTATTGCTCAAGCAGAACACGCTCTTAACTGACCTTTTCAATAGACCTTTTCAATTGCCTTTCCCAAATCAACGCAAAAATTAATGCAGAGTTTAGTGGACCTCTGTTTCACTGCCATTTTTGTCCAATCCTATTCACTAGCAGtctcttaaaaaatacatttagtgTAAAGTGATATGAATATTCACACTATAATGGTCCCTGAAAGAACAGAGTAAAGGAAAGGGAAACCTGAATTTGTTCTTGAATGCAGACAGTTAAAGGTACCACAGAAAGACAGGTGTGTTGTTTCTGGTTTGGACTATATCTGAGGGTAGTGAAACCTATAGATTTAACTCCTAGAATTAACTTCCTTGGAGAATGAAACAAATGGTGCTACTCTAGGTGAAGAGATTTGGTTCATAAATATCAAAACTaaacaaagataaaattttcctgattttgaAAAACTCCAATGATATACAAACATTGTCCTTTCTCTACTTTATAAACATACCCACCATTCAATTTATCACAAGGTCATCTGGTCTAACCTACTGCTGAGAACAGGGCTAACACTGAAGTCAGTCCTAACTGAAgtcagagcaggttgctcagggccttggCCATTTGAATACTTCCAAGAGTGGATATTCCACAGCTTCTTTTGGCTCCTCTCTCAATTTTTAACCACCCTCCCTGTGAAGATTTTTCCTTATATCTAATCagaatttcccttgctgcagcTTGAGTgtgttgcctctcatcctttCACTGTGTACTtccaagaagagtctggctaTGTCTTTATAATCCCCACCAGCTAGCTGAAGACAGCAATTAAATTAAAACCCTCCTTTAcgttctcttctccaggttgaCCAAATCCAGCTGCCTGACCATCTTAGCAGCCCTCTACTGGACTCGCTCCAGTTTGTCACAGTTTTTCTTATGTAGAGGGTCTGATAAACATGCTAATCCAGACGTGGCCTCCTAAGTTCTAATAAACGGAAACGATCATTTCCCTTGACCCATTACTTACAGTCTTGCTAGTGTGGCTCAGTATGCAGCTGACCTTCATTTCCATAGTCAAATTCTCAACCAAAATTCCCAGATTCCTTTCTGTAAAGCTGTTTTCTATTCAGTCAGCCATGACCTactctggtgcatggagttaaTTCATCTCAGATGGAGAACttgatatttatttctgttgtacTTCATGAGCTTTCTGTCAGCCCTGTAGAAACTCCTCTGAATAGAAGACCTACCCCCCAGCATCTTGGCCATTCCCCCATTTTGACATCATCTGCAACATTTAATCTATATTTCCCTAAATccacagagaaaaatgtatgGTTACCCAGAAGAAAACTTCTCATCTACAGTAGTGTCTATCTGGAAAACCTCTGTAATGCAAGAGTCTGACTAACATCTATgtaaaatagataaaagaaaGGATTGGTTCTGGTTACTCTTTGTACCTTCAGGAACAATGTAAATCCTATTGAATCAAACATGTAGTTACCTTCAGTCATCATGTCAGCTGCTTGAAAACCAGTTGAAAAATCTACTGGAGCACTAGTCGTCACGgtaatttctggaaaaatgtcatttgctgTCATAGTGAATGTTGGGGGAGCAAAGGTCTCCAACATAACTACTGTTGGAGACTCAGTAGTTGCTGGTGGGTTAAGAAGTGTTGGAGGAACAATTATTTCGGTAGTTGTTGCTGGGGGACTGACAGTTGTCAGGAGGACAGCAGTCTCTGCCGTAACTGTTGCTTGTAGATTGGAGGTTGCTTGGGaaacagaaattgtttttctaaaattcGGGGGGGAAATGCGAGGCTTTGTCATGATTGTTGTCATCACTGGAGGTGCTGCATGAAAAGCCATAATCAAGAGAACAGCTAGGTCAGAACATTCACAGCTGAGCTTGAGGAAAACCAAActtgaaatgaatgaaaattatctattcattaaaatattgcaaataaagTTGGGAGACTAGCTGTTTTAAATGGTGGTCTAATTAGCAGAAAAGAGATCCCAATGAGACCAATCCCCAAGtttctagttttgctttttcaaactttccagaacacatttttaagtgaattaCCTAAACTTCCTTAAGTTTTTTAGCCCTGATCAGCTCCCTCATGACAGCTGAGCGGATCTCTGCACATCCCATACAAAGAAGAATccttcattaatatttttcaacCTGAAACTTAAGATTTTGCTCTATTTTGTAAGaaagctgggcagcagcagtatattcctgttttcctattacatattcttttttattagaCATATTTTCCATTGGGAATATAAACTTGCATTTGGTAGATGTGAAACATTTTATGTATCACATTTTCCTGCTGGTTAGGATGGTTTCATTTTCACACAGTGCCTACTGTCCACTGTCCCAGCCCAAGTATAAGAGTAATCAGTCAATCTCTcgctttttttttaacatggtaGTGCCATGATAACATCACTGACTACCAGCCATTACTTGTCAAAGAGTGTGATcagaaaatcaggaaaagaaaatgaagaccTTATTTTCCTTAGCTAGATCCTCCAACAACCCTTCAACTTCAGGTGCTTGAATTTTACTGAAGACCTGAACAGGACACAGGTAGCTTGTACACATGCAACTATAGCAATGTAAATTTGCACTGGAGTTAGAGATTCAGGCTTCTTAGCACTACAACTAAACAAATTCAGATAAACAAAAACCTCACAGATGCTGAAAACCACAGGGAGGATGTGAACATTACACTTCGCCCTAAATCTGTTCTATGAcattcttctttcctccattttctCCACATCTAATAAAAGTAAAAGGAACAGTAGCAGGAATATCCCCAACTACACAAGTGTGTATCTTAGTCTGATGCATACTTCCCACAAGTCAAAATTAAACTTTCTGGGAGCGTGCTGCATCCTAGGTGGTGGGAGCTACTGTCCCTGATTGCCTGTGATACCTGAAGGAGTCAGGGTTAACCTTGTTGTCTGAAGCCTGGTTCTCGTTGGCAGAGTTGTTGCTGAGGGAAAGcagacaaagaaagaagagacacTAAATCAGAGCATGGTCAGCAGGTCAGCCACCCCAGACCTCAGCTAACCCAACCTATCTGGGAATCAGGGATTTttaaggtcttttttttttcaagtaaaaaggAGTCCTAAGTAACAGCACATTTAAAGTATCCACTCCTT
The Rhea pennata isolate bPtePen1 chromosome 14, bPtePen1.pri, whole genome shotgun sequence genome window above contains:
- the LOC134147006 gene encoding hepatitis A virus cellular receptor 1 homolog, whose amino-acid sequence is MILQWSSLSIFGKYKIRLSVLPITALKSSSAKMSYFVLFCWILIQTFIAHTLSDTAVRGEIGRSVTLPCVYKVARWRDVSDMCWGKGKCPNSKCNNKILHTTGNRVTFRKSQRYNLQGYISYGDVSLTIKEVEEEDAGVYCCRIEIPGWFNDIKLNIKLEVVRAPPVMTTIMTKPRISPPNFRKTISVSQATSNLQATVTAETAVLLTTVSPPATTTEIIVPPTLLNPPATTESPTVVMLETFAPPTFTMTANDIFPEITVTTSAPVDFSTGFQAADMMTEDISGSSNSKAKRNDYQFPIYVVLVICSIAASILFMLMLSSLLWKSLDHRKSMIKVLVMLKEKTASPSCEQPPYHL